The following are encoded in a window of Procambarus clarkii isolate CNS0578487 chromosome 33, FALCON_Pclarkii_2.0, whole genome shotgun sequence genomic DNA:
- the LOC138370717 gene encoding A-kinase anchor protein 5-like has product MSKSTIDPNEGVATDPYEAAAIDPYEAATNDPRETATIDPHEGVATDPHEGATIDPYEAATNDPRETATIDQHEGVATDPHEGATFDPHEAASLDQDEAATIDPHEAATIDPQEAATIDPHETATIDPNEAATIDPQEAATIDPQEAATNDLRETATIDPHEGVATDQYEAAAIDKYEAATNGPRETATIDPHEGVATDPHEGATIDPHEAASLDQDEAATIDPQEAAPIDPHETATIDPNEAATIDPQEAATIDPQEAATIDPHEAATSDPH; this is encoded by the exons ctactattgacccaaacGAGGGAGTTGCtactgacccatacgaggcagctgctattgacccatacgaggcagctactaatgACCCACGTGagacagctactattgacccacacgagggagTTGCTACTGACCCACACGAgggagctactattgacccatacgaggccgctACTAATGACCCACGTGAGACAGCTACTATTGACCAACACGAGGGAGTTGCTACTGACCCACACGAGGGAGCTACTTTTGACCCCCACGAGGCAGCTTCTCTTGACCaagacgaggcagctactattgatccacacgaggcagctactattgacccacaagaggcagctactattgacccacacgagacaGCCACTATTGACCCAaatgaggcagctactattgacccacaagaggcagctactattgacccacaagag GCAGCTACTAATGACCTACGTGagacagctactattgacccacacgagggagTTGCTACtgaccaatacgaggcagctgctattgacaaatacgaggcagctactaatgGCCCACGTGagacagctactattgacccacacgagggagTTGCTACTGACCCACACGAGGGAGCTACTATTGACCCCCACGAGGCAGCTTCTCTTGATCaagacgaggcagctactattgacccacaagaggcagctcctattgacccacacgagacaGCCACTATTGACCCAaatgaggcagctactattgacccacaagaggcagctactattgacccacaagaggcagctactattgacccacatgaGGCAGCTACTTCTGACCCACactag